In Drosophila yakuba strain Tai18E2 chromosome 2R, Prin_Dyak_Tai18E2_2.1, whole genome shotgun sequence, a single genomic region encodes these proteins:
- the LOC6529259 gene encoding uncharacterized protein LOC6529259 isoform X1 has translation MSSGSLLDVLCSGSGARLALGASVISYLIVYNEASAPSLLVAVVLATVYGTMSARCKTSLRSLQMPYVRATSKFDFGCLFLAIWLDALAAVCACAALARTLSACLDAMTGGLARILILGRNAPTNEPWPDVLGVSVVFLVTGMFMLGLEHSRAFSLILTLGMFGLNAILSAVGWWRGDMLAWSTDSYFQPDGISSVFLATALLTYSFPGDWPQQLRSGRFTATLITGLVSTSLLLTAICLSMVVHYKSQEDYVAVPLFNILDENGFHKLIPASACMLLLTSSAAFLELFPELYGIVVRLATSEWRILSKQISYESSESGNPVLAVFIAGSMCAMLAFACPLQHLSYTLAAGHMGGVFLRVLYLLYIPYRPKYMAPSSESSLSYSRLSTAPITKSSSYSSAATSSSSRLKRSLWKIGLPKHSNLKKPKTKSRNKQELEKEWLLLGEPTSPCPQRESRDVESTILSDGEPPPSDFEYPDKFDKSDSDTSTDIDAIVDEYREKIKVTTAGPLERSVRVPTVSSWRVTIFAIVVIGLGIALCIAGLVMHWAPAALTGGIGVLIVTLMMGFIPKYTGSVINVSPVICGMSMLMGVILFSGCAIHSWPGLLVWLMAGLILVIRCDKYCCNCFEHTTIMNAHLIPSVSGKSNAGSASGSASNLAGPSTSIRIPRPPKGMAVVGLPQLINEPR, from the exons ATGTCGAGTGGCAG CCTGCTGGACGTGCTGTGCAGTGGGAGTGGCGCCCGGTTGGCACTCGGAGCTTCGGTAATCTCCTATCTAATTGTCTACAATGAGGCTTCCGCTCCCAGCCTGCTGGTTGCCGTTGTCTTGGCCACCGTTTATGGCACAATGTCAG CCCGCTGCAAAACTAGTCTTCGCAGCCTGCAAATGCCGTATGTGAGGGCCACAAGTAAATTCGACTTTGGCTGTTTGTTTCTGGCCATCTGGCTAGATGCACTGGCCGCCGTGTGTGCCTGCGCTGCTCTGGCCAGAACCCTCAGCGCCTGTTTGGATGCCATGACCGGGGGTCTGGCCAGGATTCTCATATTAG GCCGCAATGCACCCACGAATGAGCCGTGGCCGGATGTTCTTGGCGTGTCGGTTGTCTTCCTCGTCACAGGGATGTTCATGCTGGGCCTGGAG CACTCGAGGGCATTCAGCCTCATCCTGACTCTTGGCATGTTTGGCCTGAACGCCATTTTAAGCGCCGTCGGCTGGTGGCGGGGCGACATGTTGGCCTGGTCTACGGATAGCTACTTTCAGCCCGATGGCATTAGCAGT GTCTTCCTGGCCACTGCCCTCCTCACGTACTCCTTTCCCGGCGATTGGCCCCAACAACTCCGAAGTGGACGATTCACGGCGACCCTAATTACGGGATTGGTCAGTACCTCGCTGCTGCTGACAGCCATTTGTCTCTCCATGGTGGTGCACTACAA ATCCCAGGAGGACTATGTAGCTGTGCCCTTATTCAATATTCTCGATGAAAACGGCTTCCATAAGTTGATTCCTGCCTCGGCTTGCATGTTGCTTCTAACAAGTTCGGCGGCATTTCTGGAGCTTTTTCCGGAACTTTATGGAATCGTTGTGCGATTGGCCACTTCGGAGTGGAGAATACTATCCAAGCAGATCAGTTATGAGAGCTCGGAGAGTGGTAACCCCGTGCTGGCTGTTTTCATCGCCGGCAGCATGTGCGCTATGTTGGCATTCGCCTGTCCACTGCAGCATCTCAGTTACACTTTAGCTGCTGGCCACATGGGTGGGGTATTCCTGCGGGTGCTTTATCTCCTATACATCCCTTACAGACCCAAGTATATGGCGCCCAGCAGCGAGTCTTCACTGTCGTACAGTCGTCTATCCACAGCACCGATTACCAAGAGCAGCAGCTACAGCAGCGCCGCAACTTCCAGTTCGAGCCGCTTAAAGAGAAGTCTCTGGAAGATCGGTCTACCCAAGCACAGTAACCTaaaaaagccgaaaaccaAGTCCAGAAACAAACAGGAGCTTGAAAAGGAGTGGCTACTCCTGGGCGAACCCACGTCGCCATGTCCGCAACGAGAGAGCAGGGATGTGGAGTCCACCATCCTTTCCGATGGCGAGCCACCG CCATCTGACTTTGAGTACCCAGATAAGTTCGATAAAAGTGACTCAGACACCTCCACCGACATTGATGCCATTGTAGATGAATATCGTGAGAAGATTAAG GTAACCACTGCCGGTCCTTTGGAGCGCAGTGTTCGAGTGCCCACAGTGAGTTCCTGGCGCGTGACCATTTTCGCCATTGTGGTTATTGGATTGGGCATTGCGCTATGCATTGCCGGACTCGTGATGCACTGGGCTCCGGCAGCGTTAACCGGAGGAATTGGGGTTCTTATCGTGACCCTAATGATGGGCTTTATACCCAAATACACGGGCAGTGTGATCAACGTGAGCCCCGTGATCTGTGGAATGTCGATGCTGATGGGCGTGATTCTGTTCAGTGGATGTGCTATCCATTCCTGGCCGGGATTGCTTGTCTGGCTGATGGCGGGACTCATTCTGGTGATCAGATGCGATAAATACTGCTGTAATTGCTTCGAGCACACCACCATAATGAATGCCCATCTGATACCTAGTGTCTCGGGAAAAAGTAACGCCGGTTCCGCTTCGGGATCGGCATCAAATTTAGCGGGTCCTTCCACCAGCATCCGGATACCCAGACCGCCCAAGGGAATGGCCGTTGTTGGGTTGCCACAGCTCATCAACGAGCCCAGATGA
- the LOC6529259 gene encoding uncharacterized protein LOC6529259 isoform X2, producing the protein MFMLGLEHSRAFSLILTLGMFGLNAILSAVGWWRGDMLAWSTDSYFQPDGISSVFLATALLTYSFPGDWPQQLRSGRFTATLITGLVSTSLLLTAICLSMVVHYKSQEDYVAVPLFNILDENGFHKLIPASACMLLLTSSAAFLELFPELYGIVVRLATSEWRILSKQISYESSESGNPVLAVFIAGSMCAMLAFACPLQHLSYTLAAGHMGGVFLRVLYLLYIPYRPKYMAPSSESSLSYSRLSTAPITKSSSYSSAATSSSSRLKRSLWKIGLPKHSNLKKPKTKSRNKQELEKEWLLLGEPTSPCPQRESRDVESTILSDGEPPPSDFEYPDKFDKSDSDTSTDIDAIVDEYREKIKVTTAGPLERSVRVPTVSSWRVTIFAIVVIGLGIALCIAGLVMHWAPAALTGGIGVLIVTLMMGFIPKYTGSVINVSPVICGMSMLMGVILFSGCAIHSWPGLLVWLMAGLILVIRCDKYCCNCFEHTTIMNAHLIPSVSGKSNAGSASGSASNLAGPSTSIRIPRPPKGMAVVGLPQLINEPR; encoded by the exons ATGTTCATGCTGGGCCTGGAG CACTCGAGGGCATTCAGCCTCATCCTGACTCTTGGCATGTTTGGCCTGAACGCCATTTTAAGCGCCGTCGGCTGGTGGCGGGGCGACATGTTGGCCTGGTCTACGGATAGCTACTTTCAGCCCGATGGCATTAGCAGT GTCTTCCTGGCCACTGCCCTCCTCACGTACTCCTTTCCCGGCGATTGGCCCCAACAACTCCGAAGTGGACGATTCACGGCGACCCTAATTACGGGATTGGTCAGTACCTCGCTGCTGCTGACAGCCATTTGTCTCTCCATGGTGGTGCACTACAA ATCCCAGGAGGACTATGTAGCTGTGCCCTTATTCAATATTCTCGATGAAAACGGCTTCCATAAGTTGATTCCTGCCTCGGCTTGCATGTTGCTTCTAACAAGTTCGGCGGCATTTCTGGAGCTTTTTCCGGAACTTTATGGAATCGTTGTGCGATTGGCCACTTCGGAGTGGAGAATACTATCCAAGCAGATCAGTTATGAGAGCTCGGAGAGTGGTAACCCCGTGCTGGCTGTTTTCATCGCCGGCAGCATGTGCGCTATGTTGGCATTCGCCTGTCCACTGCAGCATCTCAGTTACACTTTAGCTGCTGGCCACATGGGTGGGGTATTCCTGCGGGTGCTTTATCTCCTATACATCCCTTACAGACCCAAGTATATGGCGCCCAGCAGCGAGTCTTCACTGTCGTACAGTCGTCTATCCACAGCACCGATTACCAAGAGCAGCAGCTACAGCAGCGCCGCAACTTCCAGTTCGAGCCGCTTAAAGAGAAGTCTCTGGAAGATCGGTCTACCCAAGCACAGTAACCTaaaaaagccgaaaaccaAGTCCAGAAACAAACAGGAGCTTGAAAAGGAGTGGCTACTCCTGGGCGAACCCACGTCGCCATGTCCGCAACGAGAGAGCAGGGATGTGGAGTCCACCATCCTTTCCGATGGCGAGCCACCG CCATCTGACTTTGAGTACCCAGATAAGTTCGATAAAAGTGACTCAGACACCTCCACCGACATTGATGCCATTGTAGATGAATATCGTGAGAAGATTAAG GTAACCACTGCCGGTCCTTTGGAGCGCAGTGTTCGAGTGCCCACAGTGAGTTCCTGGCGCGTGACCATTTTCGCCATTGTGGTTATTGGATTGGGCATTGCGCTATGCATTGCCGGACTCGTGATGCACTGGGCTCCGGCAGCGTTAACCGGAGGAATTGGGGTTCTTATCGTGACCCTAATGATGGGCTTTATACCCAAATACACGGGCAGTGTGATCAACGTGAGCCCCGTGATCTGTGGAATGTCGATGCTGATGGGCGTGATTCTGTTCAGTGGATGTGCTATCCATTCCTGGCCGGGATTGCTTGTCTGGCTGATGGCGGGACTCATTCTGGTGATCAGATGCGATAAATACTGCTGTAATTGCTTCGAGCACACCACCATAATGAATGCCCATCTGATACCTAGTGTCTCGGGAAAAAGTAACGCCGGTTCCGCTTCGGGATCGGCATCAAATTTAGCGGGTCCTTCCACCAGCATCCGGATACCCAGACCGCCCAAGGGAATGGCCGTTGTTGGGTTGCCACAGCTCATCAACGAGCCCAGATGA